In Streptacidiphilus sp. P02-A3a, the DNA window TGGTCGAGCGGACCACCCGCCGGGTGATCATCACCCCCCTGGGCGAGCGCGTGGCCGCCCACGCGCGCGGTGTGCTGGCGGGGCTGCACGCCCTCAGCGAGGAGGTCGAGGCCTCCCGCCGCCCCTTCACCGGCCCGATGCACCTCGGCGTGATCCCCACCGTGGCGCCCTACCTGCTGCCCACCGTGCTCCAGTTGGCCCGGGACAGCTACCCCGACCTGGAGCTGCACATCCACGAGGAGCGCACCCCGAGGCTGCTGGAGGGCCTGGCCGCCGGGCGGCTTGACGTGCTGCTGCTGGCGCTGCCCAGCGTCCCCGGGATGCGCGACCTCCCGCTCTACGACGAGGACTTCGTCCTGATCACCCCGCCCGACCACGAGCTGGCCGGCCGCACCGACGTCCCCCGGGACCTGCTGCTCGATCTGGACGTGCTGCTGCTGGAGGAGGGCCACTGCCTGCGCGACCAGGCGCTGGAGCTGTGCCGCGAGGCCGCCGGCGGGACCCGCGCGGCCGGGCTGCCGACGCTGGTGCAGCTGGTCGCGGGCGGGCTCGGGGTGACCCTGCTGCCCGCCACCGCCGTCGCGGTGGAGACCGGCCGCGCCACCCACCTGGCCACCACCCGCTTCGCGGCCCCCGCCCCCGGCCGCCGGATCGGCCTCGCCCACCGCCCCGGATCGGCCCGCACCCCCGAGTACCAGCGGCTGGCGGACGCCCTGCGCGAGGCCCTCGCGCCGCTGCCGGTGCGGATAGTCTGCTGACAGGAGGTGGGGCCGGGTGTACCTGTCGCGCGTACGCATCGACGGCATCAAGGGGTTCCAGGGCGAACGCGCGGTGGACCTGACGCTGACCCGCCCGGACGGCGGCCACGCCGGATGGACGGTGCTCGCGGGCCGCAACAGCTCCGGCAAGACGAGCCTGTTGCAGGCCGTCGCGGCGGCGCTGCTCACCCCGGTGCAGGCGTACGGGCTGGTGCCCGACCTGTCCGCCTGGCAATCGGCCGACCCGGGCCTGATCGAGCTGACCCTCACCGGCTCCGCCGCCGACCCGGCCGCCGCGCCGGGGAACCGGGTCGAAGGGGTGGCCCGGCGGGCGGACATCGAGGTCAGCTGCACCTGGCAGCTCCCGCCCGGGCGGGAGCACCTGCGCCCGCAGGTGGTCTGGCGGCGACGGCCCAGCGGCGGAGCCGACAGCGCCGAGGCGGATGCCCTGGCCGACTCGGAGTGGGAGTTCGCGCTGCTCGGCAGCATCGCCGGGTACGGCCCCTACCGCCGGATGAGCCGGTCCGCCGCCCGCCGCGACGACCGGGCCTTCCTCTCCCTCTTCGACGAGGAGGCGGCGCTGAACGACTGCGTCGCCTGGCTGGTGGACGCCGACCACCGGCGGCTGGAGGGCAGGCCCGGCGCGGCCGAGACGGTGGAGGCGGTACTCGGGCTGCTCGGCGACGGGCTGCTGCCGGACGGCCTGCGGGTGTCCGGGGTGTCCTCCGAAGGCCTCTCGGTCACCGACGGGAGCAGGGAGTTCCCGCTCATCGAGATGAGCCAGGGCGTGCGCACGGCGGTGGCGCTGGCGGTGTCGCTGATCTGGGAGCTGGCCCGGGAGGACCCGGCCGCCCACCTCCGGCGGCGCGACGGCCGGTTCGTGGTCAGCCGCCCCGGCATCGTGCTGATCGACGAGATCGACGCCCACCTGCACGTCACCTGGCAGCAGCGGATCGGCTACTGGCTCAAGGCGCACTTCCCCGAGATCCAGTTCCTGGTCACCACCCACAGCCCGTACATCTGCCAGGCCGCCGACCCGAACGGCCTGATCCGGCTCGGCGCCCCCGGCGACGGCACCGCCCCGGCGGTGGTGGACGAGGAGCTGTACCGCCGGGTCGTCTACGGCAGCGGCGACGACGCGATCCTCTCCGAACTCTTCGGCCTGGAAAGCCCGTTCTCGGCGGAGGCGGAGCAACTGCGGCGTCGTGCGGGTGACCTGGAGGACGCGATGCTCGACGGCGAGGCGACCGACAATGAGCGCAGGGAATTCGACGAACTGTCGGAGAAGCTGTCCAGCTCGCTGAGCACCAGGGCCGCCGAAGTCGCCGCGCGCCTGGGGCGGCCCACGTGATTCCACTGCGACGCCCGCCGCTGCCGGTCGAGTTGGGGGTTCGGTTGGGTGTCCAGCGGGAGCGTCTGGCGGCCCGGCCGCGGGTGGACGTGCCCACCGCCCGCGACGCCTGGCGCGGGGCGCGTACCGTCCGCCGGGACATCGGCGAACTGCTGGTGCTGATGGCTGCCGGACATGCCCGGTGCATGTACTGCTGCGACAGCCAGGGGACCAGCGTCGACCACTTCGAGCCGATCATGCTGGCGCCGCTGCGGGCCTTCGACTGGTCCAACCACCTGCTCGCCTGCTCCTACTGCAACAGCAATCAGAAGCGTGAGCTCTTCCCCCGCGACGACGTCACCCAGGAGTGCCTACTGGTGGACCCGACCGTCGATCCGCCGGAGCGGCACCTGCGGCTGCGTCTCGGCGACGGCCGCTACCGGGGCCTGACCGAGAAGGGACGGCGCACCATCGAGGTCTTCGGCCTCAACAGCCGCCAGAGTCTCGTGCTCGGCCGACTCGATGCCGTGGCCCAGTGCCAGGGCATGCTGCGGGACAGCGTGCGGCAGACCGGCGGCGGGAACCTGGAGGGGGCCCGACGGATGCTGGCGGCGCTGAGCCGCAGGCCCAACGGCGACGTCCTCTACGCCATGCTGAGCCGCCGGGACCTGCCCGACGCCGCGCGCCTGCTCGGCGGGGACGACGTGGTGACGGCGCTCCACCAGTTGGCGGCCATGATCGACAAGGCCCGTCTAGTCTGATTCGCATGAGCAACCTTGAGACCGCCCCGCGGGCACGGGTCTGCGGCGGCCGGGACGACGTCTCCGCCGCGCCGGTGCACGAGCTGCTGACCGGCAAGCGGGTGCCGCTCGGTGAGAGCACCGTGGTCCGCCGCCTGCTGCCGAACCTGGGCCGCCGGATGGTCGGTGCCTGGTGCTTCGTCGACCACTACGGGCCCGACGACATCGTCGACCGGCCCGGCATGCGGGTCGCCCCGCACCCGCACATCGGGCTGCAGACGGTGAGCTGGCTGCACGCGGGGGAGGTGACCCACCGGGACAGCCTCGGCAGCCTGGCCACCGTCCGGCCGCGCGAGCTCGGGCTGATGACGGCCGGGCGCGCCATCGCGCACTCGGAGGAGTCCCCGCTCGGTCACGGCCCGCTGCTGCACGGCGCGCAGTTGTGGGTCGCGCTCCCCGACGAGCACCGGCACACCGAGCCGCACTTCCAGCACCATCCGGTACTGCCCGAGGTCACCGCCCCCGGCCTGCGGGCCACCGTCATCCTCGGCGAGTGGGACGGCTCCCGCTCACCCGGCAGCACCTACTCGCCGCTGCTCGGCGCGGACCTGACGCTCACCGAGGGCGCGAGCGTCCGCGCGCCGCTCGACCCGGACTTCGAGTACGCGGTTCTGGCCGTGTCCGGTGCCGCCGACGTGGACGGGGTCCGGGTCGAGCCCGGTTCGATGCTCTACCTCGGCTGCGGGCGCCGCGAACTGCCGCTGTACGCCGC includes these proteins:
- a CDS encoding LysR substrate-binding domain-containing protein, which gives rise to MSKARTPTVSQLRAFTAVAEHLHFRDAAAAIGMSQPALSGAVAALEEVLGVQLVERTTRRVIITPLGERVAAHARGVLAGLHALSEEVEASRRPFTGPMHLGVIPTVAPYLLPTVLQLARDSYPDLELHIHEERTPRLLEGLAAGRLDVLLLALPSVPGMRDLPLYDEDFVLITPPDHELAGRTDVPRDLLLDLDVLLLEEGHCLRDQALELCREAAGGTRAAGLPTLVQLVAGGLGVTLLPATAVAVETGRATHLATTRFAAPAPGRRIGLAHRPGSARTPEYQRLADALREALAPLPVRIVC
- a CDS encoding AAA family ATPase, which gives rise to MYLSRVRIDGIKGFQGERAVDLTLTRPDGGHAGWTVLAGRNSSGKTSLLQAVAAALLTPVQAYGLVPDLSAWQSADPGLIELTLTGSAADPAAAPGNRVEGVARRADIEVSCTWQLPPGREHLRPQVVWRRRPSGGADSAEADALADSEWEFALLGSIAGYGPYRRMSRSAARRDDRAFLSLFDEEAALNDCVAWLVDADHRRLEGRPGAAETVEAVLGLLGDGLLPDGLRVSGVSSEGLSVTDGSREFPLIEMSQGVRTAVALAVSLIWELAREDPAAHLRRRDGRFVVSRPGIVLIDEIDAHLHVTWQQRIGYWLKAHFPEIQFLVTTHSPYICQAADPNGLIRLGAPGDGTAPAVVDEELYRRVVYGSGDDAILSELFGLESPFSAEAEQLRRRAGDLEDAMLDGEATDNERREFDELSEKLSSSLSTRAAEVAARLGRPT
- a CDS encoding HNH endonuclease, which translates into the protein MIPLRRPPLPVELGVRLGVQRERLAARPRVDVPTARDAWRGARTVRRDIGELLVLMAAGHARCMYCCDSQGTSVDHFEPIMLAPLRAFDWSNHLLACSYCNSNQKRELFPRDDVTQECLLVDPTVDPPERHLRLRLGDGRYRGLTEKGRRTIEVFGLNSRQSLVLGRLDAVAQCQGMLRDSVRQTGGGNLEGARRMLAALSRRPNGDVLYAMLSRRDLPDAARLLGGDDVVTALHQLAAMIDKARLV
- a CDS encoding pirin family protein, which produces MSNLETAPRARVCGGRDDVSAAPVHELLTGKRVPLGESTVVRRLLPNLGRRMVGAWCFVDHYGPDDIVDRPGMRVAPHPHIGLQTVSWLHAGEVTHRDSLGSLATVRPRELGLMTAGRAIAHSEESPLGHGPLLHGAQLWVALPDEHRHTEPHFQHHPVLPEVTAPGLRATVILGEWDGSRSPGSTYSPLLGADLTLTEGASVRAPLDPDFEYAVLAVSGAADVDGVRVEPGSMLYLGCGRRELPLYAATDSALLLLGGEPFAEELVMWWNFVGRSGEEIARARTEWMTGSGFGEVHGYHGARLPAPELPPVPLKPRGRAR